From one Lactiplantibacillus paraplantarum genomic stretch:
- a CDS encoding NAD(P)H-dependent oxidoreductase: MKLVGIAGSIEDKSYNRLLLKFIANHFSDMVDIEILDIQDVPMFNQSDDQTEGEAVQYLKRKIMQADGVIIATPEHNHTITAALKSVIEWLSFKIHPMSGKPVLIVGASYYDQGSSRAQLNLRQILESPGVDAVVMPGNEFLLGEVKQAFDDQNNLKDPRTVSFLQETLGKFLKFVKMVNAMDAEAHADDWKNEDLEAKGEVETTIKGVDMHAADWVEQAAAKTHAAEGDDYVKLDRGVLTVKQLNWFLNSMPMELTYADANNQFLYYNHQMDGDKMLASRTPAQAGNPLADCHPKRAVPGVKRAVHMLRTGETDLFKLPVPGIPNKYVMHYYQALHDDKGEYKGINEFVLDLLPIVKYYLKQTGQMLAPDPDAKTDAVSGASSKTKTPKPDDVSGASVDTDVEPAVDDVSGASADTEAAPVPPTKPATPEVDSVSGASAK; this comes from the coding sequence ATGAAATTAGTTGGAATTGCAGGTTCAATTGAAGATAAGTCTTATAACCGATTATTATTAAAGTTCATTGCTAATCATTTTAGTGACATGGTTGACATTGAAATCTTGGATATTCAAGACGTGCCCATGTTTAATCAGAGTGACGATCAAACAGAAGGCGAAGCAGTTCAATATCTGAAGCGGAAAATTATGCAGGCGGACGGCGTTATTATTGCCACACCGGAACATAATCACACGATTACGGCCGCTTTGAAGAGCGTGATCGAATGGCTATCGTTCAAGATTCATCCAATGTCTGGCAAACCAGTATTGATCGTAGGGGCTTCTTATTATGATCAAGGTTCTTCGCGGGCCCAGTTAAATTTACGCCAAATTTTGGAATCACCTGGTGTCGATGCGGTTGTAATGCCTGGAAATGAGTTCTTGCTTGGTGAAGTTAAGCAGGCCTTTGATGATCAGAATAATTTAAAGGATCCACGAACTGTGTCATTTTTACAAGAAACGTTAGGTAAGTTCCTGAAGTTTGTAAAGATGGTCAATGCGATGGACGCAGAAGCCCATGCTGATGATTGGAAAAATGAAGATCTTGAAGCTAAGGGCGAAGTTGAGACGACCATTAAAGGTGTTGATATGCATGCTGCTGATTGGGTTGAACAAGCGGCTGCTAAGACCCATGCGGCTGAAGGTGACGATTACGTCAAGCTAGACCGGGGCGTACTGACGGTTAAGCAATTAAATTGGTTCTTAAATTCGATGCCAATGGAATTGACTTATGCCGACGCCAACAATCAGTTCTTATACTATAATCACCAAATGGATGGCGATAAGATGCTGGCTTCACGGACACCAGCACAAGCCGGCAACCCATTAGCTGATTGTCATCCAAAACGGGCTGTTCCAGGTGTTAAACGGGCCGTCCATATGTTACGGACAGGTGAAACCGATCTCTTTAAGTTACCGGTACCTGGTATTCCTAATAAATATGTGATGCACTATTACCAAGCCTTACATGATGATAAGGGCGAATACAAAGGCATTAACGAGTTTGTACTGGACCTATTACCAATTGTTAAGTATTACCTGAAGCAGACTGGGCAGATGTTAGCGCCTGATCCAGATGCTAAGACGGATGCCGTTTCGGGGGCATCGTCAAAAACCAAAACACCAAAGCCTGATGATGTCTCTGGGGCATCAGTAGACACGGATGTAGAACCAGCTGTTGACGATGTATCGGGTGCATCGGCCGACACCGAAGCAGCGCCGGTACCACCAACAAAGCCGGCAACACCTGAAGTTGACAGTGTTTCTGGCGCTTCAGCTAAATAG
- a CDS encoding NADPH-dependent FMN reductase, with protein sequence MHKFIAMVGTNSDQSTNRKLLQYMQAHYADQAEIELMEIKGLPIFNKPENRQIPEQAQMMADKIEQADGVIISTPEYDHSAPAVLMNALEWLSFHIQPFVDKPVMIIGASYGALGTSRAQAHLRQVLDSPELRARIMPSSEFMLGHSLQAFDDEGNLTDEQKVAKLDGLFADFQVFVAITKKLKHANATTHQEVRDMDWEKL encoded by the coding sequence ATGCACAAGTTTATCGCGATGGTTGGAACTAATTCAGATCAATCGACTAACCGTAAGTTATTGCAATACATGCAAGCCCACTATGCGGATCAAGCAGAAATTGAGTTAATGGAAATTAAAGGGTTGCCAATCTTTAATAAGCCAGAAAATCGTCAAATTCCAGAACAGGCCCAAATGATGGCCGATAAGATCGAACAAGCGGATGGGGTGATTATCAGCACACCAGAGTATGACCATTCAGCCCCGGCCGTTTTAATGAACGCCTTGGAGTGGCTCTCATTTCATATTCAGCCTTTTGTTGATAAACCGGTGATGATTATTGGTGCGTCGTATGGCGCGTTGGGAACTTCACGGGCCCAGGCCCATCTTCGGCAAGTCTTGGATTCACCAGAATTGCGTGCACGGATCATGCCGAGCTCAGAATTTATGTTAGGCCATTCGTTACAGGCTTTCGATGATGAGGGGAACCTAACCGATGAACAAAAAGTTGCTAAGCTAGATGGTTTGTTTGCTGATTTTCAAGTTTTTGTAGCAATTACGAAGAAATTAAAGCATGCTAACGCAACGACGCATCAAGAAGTTCGCGATATGGACTGGGAAAAATTATAG
- a CDS encoding lipoate--protein ligase, whose amino-acid sequence MRYLASSSHDIRTNLAIETYLMEHADLTEPILYFYINDPCIIVGRYQNVKAEINQDYVDQHHITLTRRTSGGGAVYDDLGNVSFSFITKDDGDGFGNFKRFTAPVLKALHAMGATNAMMSGRNDLLIDGKKFSGNAMHVENGRMFSHGTLMYDVDQTQIAQALTVPTDKLASKGIKSVRSRVTNLKPYMAPAYQHLTIEAFRDTLAREILGVADLSQAKSYPLDDVALAGVAELNQRYFKNWNWIYGQSPAFTVKQRRHFDAGTVEFQLNVDAGRIKTVTIYGDFFGAKPITPVIERLTGVKYERQAITAALAPLDLTAYFGHINSAELIDLIVA is encoded by the coding sequence ATGCGCTATCTTGCTAGTTCCAGTCATGACATTCGAACAAACCTGGCTATTGAGACGTATTTGATGGAACACGCTGATTTAACCGAGCCAATTTTGTATTTTTACATTAATGATCCTTGCATTATTGTTGGTCGTTATCAGAATGTTAAGGCGGAAATCAATCAGGACTATGTCGATCAGCACCACATTACGTTGACACGGCGAACTTCTGGTGGTGGTGCTGTATATGATGATCTTGGTAATGTTAGTTTTAGTTTTATCACTAAGGATGATGGGGACGGTTTTGGTAACTTTAAGCGATTCACAGCACCGGTCTTAAAGGCCTTGCATGCCATGGGGGCCACCAATGCGATGATGAGCGGTCGTAACGACTTATTGATTGATGGCAAGAAATTCTCGGGTAACGCGATGCACGTTGAGAATGGCCGAATGTTTTCCCATGGGACTCTGATGTATGATGTTGACCAAACGCAGATTGCTCAAGCACTGACGGTGCCCACGGACAAACTAGCTTCCAAGGGGATCAAATCAGTTCGGAGTCGGGTTACGAACTTAAAACCTTACATGGCGCCAGCATACCAACACTTAACGATCGAAGCTTTTCGAGATACGTTAGCCCGTGAAATCTTGGGTGTGGCTGATTTAAGTCAAGCTAAGTCGTATCCGTTAGATGATGTCGCTTTGGCAGGCGTGGCGGAATTAAATCAGCGATATTTCAAGAACTGGAATTGGATTTATGGCCAATCACCAGCGTTTACCGTCAAGCAGCGGCGGCACTTTGATGCCGGTACGGTTGAGTTTCAGCTTAACGTCGATGCTGGACGGATTAAGACGGTTACGATTTATGGTGATTTCTTTGGTGCAAAACCAATCACACCAGTCATTGAGCGACTGACTGGTGTGAAATATGAACGTCAAGCAATTACGGCGGCACTAGCCCCCCTTGATTTAACGGCCTATTTCGGCCATATTAATTCAGCCGAATTAATTGATTTAATCGTTGCTTAG
- a CDS encoding tyrosine-protein phosphatase, with the protein MTNQRVLTVPGGINFRELGGYSTKDGRQIKWHKVIRTGGLDQLTPAGQALLGDYGVRYDIDFRSPQEVLDAPDRIPGSAKYVYAPVFNVDETLNSDGTDKMTANLEKHPDSGFEHMLKVYRMVANEQHAKDEYRRFFDNLLANDRPDSTLLFHCTAGKDRTGMGAVYLLTALGVDFKTIKQDYLLTNQASIGRINGAVMDARAQGASAATVDSIRALWSVDAAYLDAAMTEIKRQSGNLNHYLHTELKLTNNEINDLQRIYLE; encoded by the coding sequence ATGACAAATCAACGTGTATTAACTGTTCCAGGCGGTATTAATTTCCGTGAACTCGGTGGCTACTCGACTAAAGATGGCCGACAAATTAAATGGCATAAAGTTATTCGAACGGGGGGACTTGACCAATTAACGCCCGCTGGACAAGCTTTGTTAGGTGATTACGGTGTCCGCTACGATATCGATTTTCGTTCACCACAAGAAGTTCTGGACGCTCCTGATCGGATTCCTGGCAGTGCTAAGTACGTGTACGCACCCGTGTTTAATGTTGACGAAACGCTTAATTCAGATGGTACTGACAAGATGACGGCTAATTTGGAAAAACATCCGGATAGTGGGTTTGAACACATGCTAAAAGTTTATCGGATGGTGGCCAACGAGCAACATGCCAAAGATGAATATCGGCGCTTCTTCGATAATTTACTGGCCAATGATCGACCTGATTCAACGTTGCTATTTCACTGTACAGCGGGGAAGGATCGGACCGGAATGGGCGCAGTTTACTTATTGACAGCGCTAGGGGTTGACTTTAAGACGATCAAGCAGGATTACCTGCTAACAAATCAAGCTTCAATTGGTCGAATCAACGGGGCAGTTATGGACGCGCGGGCACAGGGCGCTTCAGCAGCAACGGTTGACAGTATTCGGGCACTGTGGTCGGTTGATGCAGCCTATTTAGATGCGGCCATGACTGAAATCAAACGGCAATCAGGCAACTTGAATCATTATTTACACACAGAACTTAAATTAACTAATAATGAAATCAATGATTTACAACGGATCTATTTAGAATAG
- a CDS encoding carbonic anhydrase family protein, producing MTFDYAHQTDWPMISGQHQSPIDIQTKTAQESQLSAISWRGLYQAQAITGEATTLKASGIGAAYLNDRDFAFQQIHFHTPAEHLIDGQAAPIEWHLVHQSATGQLAVVAVFGRIGKPNSSLQGLLDQLTPQASHKLAAPVNLTELLPDTGTVYHYLGSLTTPPLSETVEWYVCADTVMIGEQQLATYQQLFTANNRALQPLNDRPIIAERF from the coding sequence ATGACATTTGATTATGCACATCAAACTGACTGGCCAATGATCAGTGGCCAGCATCAATCACCAATTGACATTCAGACTAAAACTGCTCAAGAATCACAACTATCCGCTATCAGCTGGCGAGGACTCTACCAGGCACAAGCAATCACTGGTGAAGCTACTACATTGAAGGCTAGTGGCATTGGTGCCGCCTATTTGAATGATCGCGACTTCGCCTTTCAACAAATTCACTTTCACACACCCGCAGAACATCTTATTGATGGTCAGGCCGCACCAATTGAATGGCACCTCGTTCATCAAAGTGCCACCGGTCAATTAGCCGTTGTAGCCGTTTTCGGACGCATTGGCAAGCCTAATTCCAGTTTGCAAGGCTTGCTTGACCAATTGACGCCCCAAGCGAGTCACAAGCTAGCTGCCCCCGTTAACTTAACTGAACTTTTGCCCGATACCGGAACGGTCTATCACTACTTAGGATCATTAACGACCCCGCCACTAAGTGAAACGGTTGAATGGTATGTCTGTGCTGATACTGTGATGATTGGTGAACAACAACTAGCAACTTATCAGCAATTATTTACAGCGAATAATCGCGCACTGCAACCATTAAATGACCGGCCAATCATCGCTGAACGCTTCTAA
- a CDS encoding alpha/beta hydrolase, producing the protein MPKKVIWGLIASGLFLLLIIGLGLTTQIHQDETSHVLTTQKRPLIMIAGSSSRRTDFDDIVRSLNAQQRHPLITLTVTANQQLQFKEKRVENTNINDAIIVIFFENSADSAENIMTQTDGLAKAIQYLQRHQHLKTANALGYSNGGLIWSRYLAGLSTSKPLAIHDLMLIGTPFLGIDAEHPDKTLYTPLLKHKDQFKKLHAVINVAGDTGNGDDDIVPLSSVNAGGDLFMNNVTRYTAMTVNQKSISHGDLLHEAYVARLIRQNLINQ; encoded by the coding sequence ATGCCTAAAAAAGTAATATGGGGGTTAATTGCCAGTGGCTTATTTTTATTATTAATCATTGGTTTGGGGCTAACAACCCAAATTCACCAAGATGAAACCAGCCACGTATTAACCACCCAAAAACGACCATTAATTATGATTGCTGGCAGTAGTAGTCGGCGTACTGACTTCGATGATATTGTACGTTCGCTCAATGCGCAACAGCGTCACCCACTAATCACTCTGACCGTTACTGCGAATCAGCAACTACAATTCAAGGAAAAGCGGGTCGAAAATACTAATATTAACGACGCGATTATCGTGATCTTTTTCGAAAATAGTGCCGATTCAGCAGAAAACATTATGACTCAAACAGACGGTTTAGCTAAAGCCATTCAGTACTTACAACGTCACCAACATCTTAAAACAGCTAACGCCCTAGGGTATTCGAATGGTGGCTTAATTTGGAGCCGTTATTTAGCTGGCTTAAGCACCTCGAAACCATTGGCAATTCACGATTTGATGCTAATTGGCACACCATTTTTAGGTATTGATGCTGAGCACCCAGATAAAACCCTCTATACACCGCTTCTCAAGCACAAAGATCAGTTCAAGAAACTACACGCTGTGATTAACGTTGCTGGTGACACCGGGAATGGTGATGATGACATTGTACCGCTTAGTAGTGTGAATGCTGGTGGCGATTTATTTATGAATAACGTGACCCGCTATACCGCCATGACCGTCAACCAAAAATCAATCAGTCACGGTGATTTGCTCCACGAGGCTTACGTGGCACGGTTGATTCGGCAAAATCTGATCAACCAATAA
- a CDS encoding helix-turn-helix domain-containing protein, translating to MRSNRKYSFDEKINILNLIDNNHTVQSIARDLQINKNVIHQWKRLYDLNGSEGLRHQRKNRSYSQAFKERIVQEHIKEKLSFPKLATKYGLSSAGMVSNWFRDYTIGKKTYSNRNPRNRKMKDGRKTTQIERIEIAQWTIANDYAYHEAASHFEVSYQQVYTWVKKLNNGGVDALADRRGKSKATPLTELDIAKLKIKELEARTKHLEMEKDLSKKLKEIQRRVK from the coding sequence ATGCGTTCAAATAGAAAGTATTCATTTGATGAAAAGATTAACATTCTTAATCTGATTGATAATAACCATACGGTGCAATCAATTGCCAGGGATCTACAAATAAATAAAAACGTTATTCATCAATGGAAAAGATTGTACGATCTCAATGGAAGTGAAGGCTTAAGGCATCAAAGAAAAAATCGCAGCTATTCTCAAGCATTCAAAGAAAGGATTGTACAGGAACATATCAAAGAAAAGCTGTCTTTTCCAAAATTAGCCACCAAGTATGGTTTGAGTAGCGCCGGGATGGTGTCTAATTGGTTTAGAGATTATACTATTGGAAAGAAAACTTATTCCAATAGAAATCCGAGGAACCGAAAGATGAAAGACGGACGCAAGACAACCCAAATTGAACGCATTGAAATAGCTCAATGGACTATCGCCAACGACTATGCTTACCACGAGGCCGCTAGCCATTTTGAGGTCTCGTATCAACAAGTTTATACCTGGGTCAAGAAGCTAAATAACGGCGGTGTGGACGCTTTAGCCGACCGCCGTGGGAAAAGTAAAGCTACGCCACTTACCGAGTTAGATATCGCTAAACTGAAAATAAAAGAATTAGAAGCTAGAACTAAACATTTGGAAATGGAAAAGGACCTGTCAAAAAAATTGAAAGAGATTCAAAGGAGAGTGAAGTAA
- a CDS encoding IS3 family transposase, whose protein sequence is MSKYQAIQELAGKYPISWLCQEVGIKRRSYYKWLNRTLTANERLNDELVKFMLKLEISHNYIFGVETLVMHINEETEYHVNAKRIRRLMQVNHIKSSIRISKHDRKAEYKEMMSANIIKHDFNQEESNKVWTTDCTELKYGNQSLNKLRLSAIKDLHDHSIVAWAIDDTETTTLVTATVNKAMKSNDLAANELILHTDQGSAYTSLEFNRALNSYGICHSMSRPGTPGDNAPMESFWSHLKDEDLSFKTALTKEELLQNITKAIDWYNNGRRQKSLKGMTPTECRNHALRFKAS, encoded by the coding sequence ATCTCAAAATATCAGGCAATTCAAGAACTAGCCGGTAAATATCCCATAAGTTGGTTGTGTCAAGAAGTCGGGATCAAGCGGAGGTCATATTATAAATGGTTGAACCGGACATTAACCGCTAATGAACGACTAAATGATGAGCTAGTTAAATTCATGCTTAAATTAGAAATTAGCCATAATTATATATTTGGTGTTGAAACCTTAGTTATGCACATCAACGAAGAGACTGAGTACCATGTGAATGCCAAACGTATCAGAAGATTAATGCAAGTTAACCATATCAAATCATCGATTCGCATTAGTAAACATGATCGTAAAGCGGAATATAAAGAAATGATGTCAGCCAATATCATCAAGCATGATTTTAATCAGGAAGAATCTAATAAGGTTTGGACAACCGACTGTACTGAATTAAAATACGGTAATCAAAGTCTCAACAAACTACGACTTAGTGCCATCAAGGATTTACACGATCACAGTATCGTTGCCTGGGCGATCGATGATACCGAAACGACAACACTGGTGACAGCAACTGTTAATAAAGCAATGAAAAGTAATGACCTGGCCGCCAACGAATTAATTTTACACACTGACCAAGGTTCGGCCTATACATCATTAGAATTCAATCGGGCCCTTAATAGCTATGGCATTTGCCATAGCATGTCAAGACCGGGGACACCTGGAGACAACGCGCCTATGGAGAGTTTCTGGAGTCATTTAAAAGATGAGGACTTAAGTTTTAAAACCGCATTGACCAAAGAAGAATTACTTCAAAACATTACCAAAGCAATTGACTGGTACAACAACGGTCGACGTCAAAAGTCATTAAAAGGCATGACCCCGACAGAATGTCGAAATCATGCCCTCCGATTTAAAGCATCATAA
- a CDS encoding FtsX-like permease family protein: MLTKLAMTGFKHRWRDYLVLFSGLIMSSAIFYMFEALATNQDFLKQNTSISMVGIIFQFGSVLLTIITLVYIGYANSFLLSMRKRDYGLFMLVGARKSKIGQLIWLETLLVGVTATIVGILVGTGLTVGVSQILINSLGLTLHRFAAWYTPAAIATLLLYVGLFLIAGLFNLLALTKTPALKLLHSNDQPNRPQLKPARQLVEIVVGAIAIAVGYWSMANLKTLQLMGIGIALVTIVLGTYLLFNAIFVWLMVALKRFSFAQRGLNGFTLSQLSFRIRNYTKMLSIVAMLFALALGAITVGMGFHSQIPSMVNINNAYDMGLVNASKAEKAQIAAMKPKTTATYRFKATKKVIYFQADEFNRQPFATIHTEDKKQLTFSTVRNDATKLQKSAENYQLMQLQSGVMVTATPMFLSKAAYAKIAQPEQRLTVFATSSVIEHRTALDKLAKHHFHTTSPEQFGGRYAMYLTVNSMYSGLEFMGMFLGIAFLAMLASCLMFKILSGADADQHRYQMLDKVGTTKRQLTGAINKEIAVLFILPGIVGIVHVLFGLQMFKIMMITSPYAGIWLPFLIFAGLYLLYYLITITIYRRIVLQ, from the coding sequence ATGTTAACTAAACTTGCAATGACCGGTTTCAAACACCGGTGGCGCGACTATCTGGTCCTCTTCTCAGGGCTGATTATGTCTAGCGCAATCTTTTATATGTTTGAAGCGCTGGCCACCAATCAAGATTTCTTAAAACAAAATACGAGCATTAGTATGGTCGGCATCATCTTCCAATTCGGTTCTGTGTTACTTACCATCATCACGTTAGTCTACATTGGCTATGCCAATTCATTCTTATTAAGTATGCGTAAGCGTGACTACGGACTTTTCATGCTCGTTGGTGCGCGCAAGAGTAAAATCGGCCAATTGATTTGGCTTGAGACGCTGCTCGTCGGCGTCACTGCAACCATTGTCGGGATTCTCGTTGGGACGGGCCTAACTGTCGGTGTGAGTCAGATTCTAATTAATAGCCTTGGTTTAACGCTCCACCGATTTGCGGCCTGGTATACACCAGCTGCCATCGCCACCCTATTACTATATGTCGGCTTATTCCTAATTGCTGGCTTATTCAACCTACTAGCATTAACTAAGACACCGGCCCTGAAATTACTACACAGCAACGACCAACCTAACCGGCCCCAACTAAAACCAGCTCGCCAACTGGTTGAAATCGTTGTCGGCGCTATTGCGATTGCAGTTGGGTACTGGTCAATGGCCAACTTAAAGACTTTACAACTCATGGGTATTGGTATCGCCCTCGTAACAATTGTTTTAGGGACTTACCTCTTATTTAATGCCATTTTTGTTTGGTTAATGGTCGCACTCAAACGCTTCTCATTCGCCCAACGTGGCTTGAACGGCTTTACTTTGTCACAGCTTAGTTTCCGGATCCGTAATTACACGAAGATGTTATCTATTGTGGCAATGTTATTTGCACTAGCACTCGGCGCAATTACTGTTGGGATGGGTTTCCACAGTCAAATTCCATCAATGGTTAACATTAACAACGCCTATGATATGGGGTTAGTCAACGCAAGCAAAGCCGAAAAGGCCCAAATTGCCGCAATGAAGCCTAAGACAACTGCTACCTATCGTTTCAAAGCAACTAAGAAAGTTATCTATTTCCAAGCTGATGAATTTAACCGGCAACCTTTTGCCACTATTCACACCGAAGACAAAAAGCAACTAACTTTTAGTACCGTTCGTAACGACGCTACCAAATTGCAAAAGTCAGCTGAAAATTATCAATTAATGCAACTTCAAAGTGGCGTTATGGTAACCGCAACGCCAATGTTCTTATCAAAAGCGGCTTACGCTAAAATCGCCCAACCTGAGCAACGACTGACAGTATTCGCAACTAGCAGTGTCATCGAGCACCGAACTGCCCTAGACAAACTGGCCAAGCATCATTTTCATACCACAAGTCCCGAACAATTCGGTGGTCGCTATGCAATGTATCTGACGGTCAACAGTATGTATTCTGGCCTTGAATTTATGGGCATGTTCCTTGGAATTGCCTTTCTTGCCATGCTTGCTAGTTGCTTGATGTTTAAAATCCTATCCGGTGCTGATGCTGATCAACACCGGTACCAGATGCTTGATAAAGTCGGTACCACTAAACGGCAACTCACCGGTGCCATTAATAAAGAGATTGCAGTTCTCTTTATTCTTCCTGGCATCGTCGGCATCGTGCACGTCTTATTCGGACTACAAATGTTCAAGATCATGATGATCACATCACCATATGCGGGTATTTGGTTGCCATTCTTGATCTTTGCTGGTCTCTACTTGCTCTATTATCTCATTACGATCACCATCTACCGGCGAATCGTTTTACAATAA
- a CDS encoding GntR family transcriptional regulator, giving the protein MQFNFNSTEPIYLQVADQIEEAIFTETFAEGEQIPSTTEISKEFHINPATVLKGMNILVDAQLIEKRRGVGMFVITGAQQRIVEKRRDQFYTDYVKKLVSEAHKLHITQTELANLIERGFSES; this is encoded by the coding sequence ATGCAGTTCAACTTTAATAGTACGGAACCAATCTACTTGCAGGTTGCCGACCAGATCGAAGAAGCTATCTTTACGGAAACCTTCGCTGAAGGTGAGCAAATTCCTTCGACAACCGAGATTTCTAAAGAATTTCATATTAATCCTGCAACCGTGCTTAAGGGCATGAACATCTTAGTGGATGCCCAATTGATTGAAAAACGGCGCGGTGTCGGGATGTTTGTCATCACGGGGGCCCAACAACGGATCGTTGAAAAACGCCGGGACCAATTCTATACCGATTACGTCAAAAAACTAGTCAGTGAAGCGCATAAGCTGCATATTACGCAGACTGAATTAGCTAATTTAATTGAACGGGGGTTTTCCGAATCATGA
- a CDS encoding ATP-binding cassette domain-containing protein — MSIQVQAVQQAFHGQTVLDNLNLTIAPNTIYGLLGRNGAGKSTLLNIISNRIFADDGTVTMDNESMRDNDHTLGKIYLMSEVNLYSERSRVKQLFKTTALLYGDFNTAYADKLAHTFGLDLNARFGKLSTGYRTIFKLIIALCVPAEYIFLDEPVLGLDANHREIFYQELIETYSDHPRTFVISTHLIEEITNLIEHVFVLDNHHIIVDGDVTDILGQSYAVTGPQIDVSTYTDGLNIIGKDHLGGITAHYVYGPLNDDRPIPDTVKVEHLDLQKLFVNLTNTKEEAAAHVN; from the coding sequence ATGAGTATTCAAGTTCAGGCTGTCCAGCAGGCCTTCCACGGCCAAACCGTCCTGGATAATCTTAACCTAACGATTGCACCGAATACGATTTACGGCTTACTAGGCCGCAACGGTGCCGGCAAAAGTACGTTATTAAATATTATTAGTAATCGCATTTTTGCTGACGATGGCACAGTCACCATGGATAATGAGTCGATGCGTGACAATGACCACACATTAGGTAAGATTTACTTGATGAGTGAAGTCAACCTCTATTCTGAACGTTCGCGGGTCAAACAGTTATTCAAGACCACGGCCCTATTATACGGCGATTTCAATACCGCTTACGCTGATAAGCTGGCCCATACCTTCGGACTCGACTTAAATGCACGCTTTGGCAAATTATCGACCGGTTACCGAACAATTTTCAAACTGATTATTGCGTTATGTGTGCCAGCTGAATACATCTTCTTAGATGAACCAGTCCTAGGATTGGACGCTAATCACCGCGAAATTTTCTATCAAGAATTGATTGAAACGTATAGTGACCACCCCCGTACATTTGTGATTTCGACCCATTTAATCGAAGAGATTACGAATTTGATTGAGCACGTCTTCGTTCTGGACAATCATCATATTATCGTTGATGGTGATGTCACTGACATTTTAGGGCAATCCTACGCGGTGACTGGCCCACAAATCGATGTCAGCACTTATACAGACGGCTTAAATATTATTGGCAAGGACCATCTTGGCGGTATCACAGCCCACTATGTCTACGGGCCATTAAATGACGATCGACCAATTCCTGACACGGTCAAAGTCGAGCATTTAGATCTGCAAAAACTATTTGTTAACCTGACTAATACCAAGGAGGAGGCCGCCGCGCATGTCAATTAA
- a CDS encoding universal stress protein has translation MVQEYSNILVPLDGSQQAEIALDKAVAVAKRNEAHIDVLAVIDPGQFGYNLAGLADGDITYQLVQDSEAYLKETVDKVNQDGFTDIAFHIRMGSPKPIISQDFVKDHHNDLIMMGATGLNAVERVLEGSVTTYVQRNALTDVIVVKTDLQNTQVEK, from the coding sequence ATGGTACAAGAATATTCGAATATTTTAGTTCCCCTAGATGGGTCACAACAAGCTGAGATTGCGCTTGATAAGGCAGTTGCAGTCGCCAAACGTAATGAGGCGCATATTGATGTGTTAGCGGTCATCGATCCTGGTCAGTTTGGGTATAACTTAGCTGGTTTAGCGGATGGTGACATTACGTATCAATTAGTTCAGGATTCTGAAGCCTATTTGAAAGAAACGGTTGATAAAGTCAACCAAGATGGTTTTACAGATATTGCCTTTCATATCCGGATGGGTAGCCCCAAGCCTATTATTTCACAGGACTTTGTTAAGGATCATCATAATGATCTGATCATGATGGGGGCAACCGGATTAAACGCCGTTGAACGGGTACTTGAAGGTTCGGTCACGACGTATGTGCAACGGAATGCGCTGACGGACGTAATCGTGGTCAAAACGGACTTACAAAATACGCAGGTTGAGAAGTAG